A stretch of DNA from Dokdonia sp. PRO95:
CTTTCGCGAAAGCGAGACAAAACATACTAGGTCCGCTGCCAGAAATACCAAAGGCTATGCATCCATTCTGTTGAGAAATAGCTTTAATCTCATCAAAATGCGGAATCAATTGCTTGCGATGTGGCTCTACGAGTACATCTTTAATACTTTCCTTAAATAATTCCTTATCCCATTCATAGAGCGAGGCAACAAAGCCTGCCAGATGTTGCGATTGTGCAATGGCATCCTTGAGAGGCACGTGCGTGGGTAAAATCTCTCTTGCTTCTTTAGTTTTTATGGTAATATGCGGGTGTAAAATCCCAACGTAAACTGTATCCATGGGAGGTAAGGCAATTACCTTAAATGGGTTGTAGCCAGTAACGAGCGTGGTACCTCCATAAATGCAAGGTGCCACATTATCTGCATGCTCATTACCACTTGCCAGTGCTTCGCCTTTCATGGCGTAGCGCGTGAGTTCAAGATTAGATAATGGCTTTTCTAAAAACTGATTGATACCATACACAGCCCCTGCTGCGCTTGCACTGCTGCTGCCTATTCCAGAACCGGAGCGTATTTTTTTATGAATCTCTATTTCAACTCCAAAATCTGCATTAATACCTTCTAGCATGGCATTACCCGCGACACCGGCTACATTTTTGTGAGCTTCCATAGGGAGCGTATCACCTGTGATTTCTGTAATCGTTACTCCGCGACCTTCGGTTTTTCTAAAAACCATTTCATCACCTATACCTTCGAGTGCAAAGCCTAGCGAATCAAAACCGCAGTTTACATTTGCCACTGTAGCGGGACAAAATACGCGTATCGCCGTAGGATTAGCAAGGCTTTGTACCGTGGCTTTTTTATTTATTTCTTGAGACATATAATTATTATCTAAGTCTTATGATATCGCTGAAGAGTCCGCTGGCAGTAACATCTCCTCCTGCACCTGCACCTTTTACAATTAGCGGCTGCTCTGGGTAGCGTGCCGTGTAAAATAAAACAATATTGTCAGACCCTTCAAGGTTGTAAAACGGACTGTCTGCACCTACAGACTGTAAGCCTACACTTGCTTTGCCATTATCCAACTGTGCTACATATTTAAGGCGTTTTCCTGCTGCTGTAGCATCGGCAACTAGTTTTTCAAAGTGTGCTGCATCTTCTTTAAGTGTTTCAAAGAAGTGAGGAACGTCTGTGCTTTCTAGATTGTTTTTGGTTAAAAAAGGTGAGTTTACAATATCTTCTAGCTCTAATTCAAGTCCGCTTTCTCTTGCGAGTATAAGAATTTTACGTGCCACATCTACACCACTTAAATCAATACGAGGATCTGGCTCTGTGTAGCCTTCTTCTTTGGCTTGTTGTACTACATCATAAAAGCTATCACCGCTTTTAAAGTTATTAAAAACAAAGTTGAGACTACCAGAAAGTACCGCTTGTACTTTAGTAATACTATCACCAGACGCGATAAGGTTCTGTAAAGTGTCTATTATAGGTAAACCAGCACCTACGTTGGTTTCAAACTTAAATGGAGCATTATATTTTCTGCTTAATCGTTTAAGGTTTGCATAGTATTCTTGTTTTCCAGCGGCAGCAATTTTATTACATGCAACCACTGCGATGCTATTTCTCAAGTATTCTTCATATGCCATTGCTACGGGTTCATTTGCCGTAATATCTACAAATACTGAGTTGCGCTGGTTGAGAGCGATTACGTTTTCGCGAAAGCGAACAATATCTGCCTTCTCACCTTGTGCAAGCGCTTCTTCCCAATTATCTAAATCAATAGCTTGTTCTGAGACGAGCATCTTGCGACTGTTTGAAAGTCCTAGAACTCTTATATTAAGGTTGAGATGGTCTTTCAGATATTTTTTCTGACTATTAATTTGATCAAGGAGTTTTGCTCCCACATTTCCTACACCAGTAATGAAGAGATTAATTTGCTTTCTGTTTCCTTCAAAGAAAACTTCATGCAGGCTGTTAAGCGCTTTTTTTACATCCTTCTCGGCAATTACTGCAGAGATATTTTTCTCACTCGCTCCTTGTGCAATGGCCCGTATATTCACGTTGTTTTTACCAAGTGTGGAGAACATTTTACCAGAAATCCCTTGATGACTTTTCATAGATTCTCCTACGAGTGCAATAATGGCAAGAGAAGTCTCGACAATCACCGGATCAATCTTACGTAGTGATAGCTCGTAAGCAAACTCTGTTTCTATTGCTGTTTTTGCACGCAAGGCATCAGCCTCCATCACACCGATACAGATGCTATGTTCGCTAGAAGCCTGTGTAATAAGGATCACATTTATTTGCTGTAAAGAGAGTACTTCAAAAAGGCGTTTTGAAATTCCAGAAATTCCCACCATTCCTGCGCCTTCCAGAGTGAGTAGTGCAACATCACTTATATGAGAGATTCCCTTAATAGGGTTTCCATTGCTTCCTTCTTGCTGTCCTATGCGAGTTCCAGCTTCATCTGGAGCCATCGTATTTTTGATATAAATAGGAATGTTTTTACTAAGCGCAGGCACGATAGTAGGAGGGTAGAGCACCTTTGCTCCAAAATGCGATAACTCCATCGCCTCGTGATATGATATGTCACGTATAGGTTTTGCCTGTTTTACAAGCTTCGGGTTTGCAGAGAACATCCCACTCACATCTGTCCATATTTCAAGTTGGTCGACTTCCAGCGCAGCTGCAATTATAGCCGCAGTAAAATCTGAGCCACCACGACCTAGTGTACTTGTTTCTCCCGTAGCAGTACTCGCAATAAATCCTCCTAGAATGGTGATGTTTTGTGACGCTTTCGCGAAAAATTCCTTGATATTTTCATTAGTGCGATCATACAATACACTGGCTTTGGTATGATTACCATCGGTAATGATAAGTTGTCTACTATCTTTTAATGTGGCTTCAATCCCTTTATGGTTGAAGGCTGCTGTTATGATACGGCTGCTGGTAAGCTCTCCAAAAGCAGCGAGTTTGTCTAGTGTTTTAGGTGAAAGCTCGTTGATTAAAAAAATACCCTTGAGTAAGTCGTCTAAGTGCGACATAAGTGCACTTATATCTGCCATTACTATAGCATCACCTTCGGTAAGTGCTTTTGCAAAAGCCGTGTGTTTTTGGTGTATTTCTAAAAATACATCCTTATAAGTTTCGTCTTTTTGAGCAGCAAGCGTTCCGGCCTTTAGTAATAAATCTGTAATTCCACCCACTGCCGAAACAACAACAGCTACTGGATGTGAAGCTGCTTGATGGTTTACAATAGCGATTACTTTTTCTATGTTTTTAACACTCCCCACAGAAGTGCCTCCAAATTTTAATATGCGCATAGTATGCAATTTTACATTTTCGCAAAAGCGAAAATGGTATGAATAAACTAATTAATTTGTGTGTGTGGAAGAGATCCTTGCTCGCGCAAGTAATAGATAGGTGATATGTACGACTATAACCCCAACGGGGTAATTGTACCAATAGTAATAGTGGTAGTCAAGAAAATCGAAGTGTATTGTGTTGTTCTCATCTTGTTTCTGATATGTTAAATGTAGTACATTTACCTAAGGAGGCAAGAAGAAGCTCTTAGTTTTAAGGATATGACAATTCTTGACGTACTTCTAGCACGATACTGATAATGTGATAATTTGAAGTTTACTTTCGTGAATATTTAATGAATTTTAAAACATTTTTCTTCATAAAGATGGAGAAACTACCTAATTATAGCTAAATGAAAATATACAGCGCCAAACAAATTTACGAAGCAGATAAAGCAACCATTGAAAAGGAAGGGATTCCATCTTATAATCTCATGGAACGCGCCGGTGGTTACGTTTATGAGTGGATGAACCAGCGTTTACAAGGGCAGCCTGTGCCTATAAAAGTATTTTGTGGTATCGGTAACAATGGTGGTGACGCCTTAGTGATAGCAAGGTTACTTCTTAAAAATGGCTATAATGTAGACACGTATATTGTACACTGTAATGACAAGCGTTCTCCAGACTTTTTAAAAGCCTATGATGCTCTAAAGAGCGAAGTAAAAAAATGGCCAGAAATTATTAAAGGAGTAGAAAACTTCCCAGAGATAAGTCCGCAAGATATTGTGGTAGATGGAATCTTTGGGATAGGGCTTAACAGATGTCCAGATGATTGGGTAAAAGCACTTTTTGTAAAAATAAATGAGTCTAGGGCTTACACACTTTCTATCGATATCCCGTCTGGGATGTACACAGATAGAGGCGCAGATAAAGATGATGTAATTGTACATGCTACGTTTGTGCTCAGTTTTATGTCACCAAAACTTGCTTTCTTTTTACCAGAAACAGGCAAGTATATAAATATGTGGGATACTATTGATATAGGTCTAGATCCAGAATTTCTCGCAAAAACTCCTACTGATGTTACGCTAATTTCAAAACCGGAAATTCAGCAGATGTACAAAGGGAGGTCGCAGTATTCTCACAAGGGAATGTACGGCCATAGCTTAATTATAGGAGGAAGTTTTGGAAAAATGGGTGCTGTGCAACTTGCTAGTAAAGCTGCTCTTAGAGCGGGTAGTGGTCTTGTGACGGCTTATGTACCGCAAATAGGCGTTCCTATATTACAAACGGCGCTTCCAGAAGTAATGGTAGAGACCGATAATTATAATGGAAAAGTGTTTGAAGAAATTGATTTTCAAACCGAAGCAAATGCGATTGCAATAGGCCCAGGAATGGGAACCGATGAGAAAACGGTAAGAGCAATGGAGTCGTTCTTAAAGAAGCAAAAACAACCACTAGTGATAGATGCAGATGCGATTAATATCATTTCAAAACGACCATCACTTATGGAGCAAGTACCTCCATTATCTATTTTTACGCCACATCCAGGTGAGCTTGAGCGTTTAATAGGCAAGTGGGATGACGACTTTGATAAGCTAGAGAAAACAGCAAAATTTGCAAAAAATCATAATGTTATTATCGTAATTAAAGGTGCTCATACGATTACCGTTTATGATATGAATTTATATATAAACACTACTGGTAACCCTGGATTGTCTACAGCAGGAACAGGAGATGTGCTTACAGGAGTTATCACTGGGCATATAGCACAAGGATATCATCCTATGGAGGCCGCTATGATGGGAGTATACTTTCACGGTCTTGCAGCAGATGTTGCTGTAAATCAATACGGTATAGAAGGACTTATAGCAGGTGATGTAACAGAGTTTTTAGGAAGAGCAGTAATGAGCCTCTTTGAAAAACCAGAGCAAGAAGGAGCACAGGCACCACCACAACAGTAGGACATACATCATAAAATAATAAAAGGGATAGCGCACTAGCGCTATCCCTTTTATTATTAAAAGTATACTTACTTTACATTACTCAACAGTAACAGGAAAAGTAACTTGAATATCAGTTTCACCACCAGCATCACTTAACGTTCCATCGTTAGGCTTAGTAGGCTCGTGACGTAGGGTAACTGTAAGTGTACCTGTACCAGCAGTTGCTCCGGTAGTAAGTGTCACTACAGTACCAAGTGGGTTATTATCACTATCAAAGTTACCGTATGCAATCGCTGCATCTACTCCTGCACTTGGAGTATAAAATACTTGGTGCTCATCTGCCTCTTCTTCTACCTCTTCGGTAATATCTTCTGCTGGGCTTTCTGTTTCGTTAAGAAACTCTACAGTACCATTATAAACAGTGCTTACATCTAAGTTGCCAGAGACTGTAATTGTAGGTGCGTTAGGACCATCTCCATCAAGATCTTGTGATGTAAGAACGATCGTTTCTGCGCCAGACTGTAGTGTGAGATTTAAGGTTGTTATTACCTCTTCTTCATTGATTATTTCTGGAATGTCTGCATCGTCATCACTAGAACAAGCTGCAAGGCTAATGGCAGTAAGGGCGATAAGTGTGTAATTTCTAAAGTTTTTCATTGTTTGTGTGTTGTTACGCTTTCGCGAAAGCGTGATTTTAATAATTAATTTTAAGTTGTAATAAAAAATTTCTACCTAGATCGTCTGCAAAATAGCGCTGGCGATTTAAGTACTCCCTGTAAGAGGTGTCAAATAGATTGTTTACCATAAGACCTACGTTAAGATTGCTCTTATCATTTATTACAAAATCAATAGAGCTTCTAAAGTTGAGAAGATGATACGCATCGGGAGGTGTGCTTATATCTACTAACTCTGTTGTGTTAGTCTCAGGTAGAAAAACGTCAAAGTTTGTGTCAGGAAACTCATTTTGACGAAATACATAGTTACTCTCAAGTGACAGCTTCAAGTTATTTACAGACGGCATTGTATACGTAACACTGTTACGCGTACTCGCCGAAGGCACATTAATTAAAGCTCTGTCAAAGGTTACATCCTTTCCTTTTACTAGTGAAAACTGATTAGAAAATTCAAAACGATCTGTTACTTGAACGTTGTTATCTATGTCAAAACCTAACAGTCTAGCTTGTGTCTGTCTATACTCCCATACAGGAAAACTACCTCTTAAGGTCTGCTGTACGCCTGTAGGCTCTATAAGGATAAAATCCTCTATAAAGTTTGCAAACGGAGCAATAGTAAAACTCCAAGTGTCTGTAGATCTTGTAAAATTTAATGAAATTTTATTTGCGACTTCTTGATTAAAACTTAGGTCACCTAGCTCTAGACGGGCAGCACTCTGGTGTAATCCATCAGAAAATAATTCTGATACATTAGGCGAGCGTGATGCTAGTGCATAGTTTAAGGAAACCGTAGTCGCATCATTTACCTCATAAGAGGCTCCTGCTGTTGCTGAGAAATTATGATACTCAAATTCTGGTTTTACAAATATTTGATTTTCAAATTCTTCAACAACAAACTGAGCAAAGTTTACATCATATTCCCTGGCTTCCCAGAGGCTAGTGATGTAAAACTTCTTTGCATTGATGCGGTTGTAATCATATCTTGCTCCTGCTTCTATAGTCCACATTCCAAAGTCTTTAGAACCTAACGCATAGATACCAAAGTCATAACCTTGGTAATCTGGTATTAGTCTCCTCACTCCGGTAACGGGGTCAGGAAAGTGATCTTGGTACCTTCCAGAAATACCCACCTTTGCGGTAATGGTATTATCTGCCGTGTAGTCAAAATCTATTTTCCCTCCTATAGTTTCAAGTTGTAAATCAATAGATGGTCTTAAGTCATCGCTATCGCGACGTATGTCAAACTCTAGTCTGTTATTGCGCTGGTAATCTACCTGAGCACTTAACTTCCCAAAGTTATCAAAGCGATAAAATGACTTTAGTTTTGCAATCTGATGTTTTACTTCCTGTCTAGGGGCATTAATATCATACGTAAATGGCTCCACTACAAAGGGCTCTTGGCTGTTTATAGCAACCGAGAGATCTGCAGCATTACCTACGTGCGATGAGCGTAAAATACCAGATTCTTTGTCAAAAATCGAGTAGCTAGCCTCTACACCGTAACGATATTTATTAACTCCTATACGTACAGAAAGGTCTCTCTCATACAGAGCTGTGTTACTTAGTACATAATCTGGCGCTTCAAAATCCCCAAATCGTTTCAAAGTTCCATTTATGCCTCCATACCAGCCGTTATTATATGATTTTATTAAAGAAGTAGTCAGAGAACCTCCACGACCATTGGTCGCTCCGGTTATAATTGTTCTTCCAAAAAGGGTATCCTTTACAGGTACCTGCTCTGGCTCTATGATAATGGTGCCTCCTATAGCATCACCACCATATTGCAATCCTGCTGCTCCTTTAATAACTGTGACTTCACCAGCCGCATTTACATCTATATTAGGAGCATGTTCTACACCCCATTCTTGATCTTGCAAGCGCGTGCCTTCTGTAATAAGTACTACTCTACTAGAGTGTAGTCCCTGTATCACAGGCTTTACAACAGAGTTACCCGTGTTTAATGAGGTAACACCACTTAGATTTTTAAGCGCATCACCTAGTGATGCTGCGCTGTTATTTTCTAAGATGTTGTGGTCTACCACACTCTCTGTCGCTGTACGGCTTTTACTTTTATGAGCGTGTGCAACAACCTCTACATCGCCTAGAGACTCTAGGTGATGCTCCATATTAATAGTGCGAGTTGTATTACCGCTTACAGTTACTTTTACAAGTTGTGTCTCACACGCAGGATGAGATACCTGTAGTGTATACTGGTCCTCACAAAGATCTGTAATCACATATTTTCCTTGGGCATCTGTTCTCACAGATCGCTCAGAACCTACTATAATAATGGTTGCTCCTTCAAGCACTTCATTATCGTGTAAATCTATAATGTATCCAGATAAAGTGTACGAGCACTCTTGTGCTGTAACTGTAATGCTCAGCAAGGCAATGCTAAGCCATAAATAAAATTTCATAAAATTTGTTTTGCTAATTATTGAATGTTATTCAATGCTTAACAAAACGGTGGTCCGCGGTCTGAGGAACTTAGGACAATGTTTTTGTAAAATGCTTTAGGTAAAACATCTACTTCCTTTAAGTTGGGTAATGTGATTGTTTTATACGCTTTCGCGAAAGCGTAAACCCCTACTTTAACAATATGAAGATCTCCTAAATCACAATCAAGGTTCTTCTCGTGTACGTGAGTTTTATTACCAAATGAACAGGTGTCGTAATGTGTATGATTTTCTGTACTATGAATGAAAGAAACAATTGCAGGCAGCATAAATGCAAACATTACTAGTAATGCAGCTGCGCGATAAAAAGTATGTAATTTATGTTCTTTCAAAATCTACTTTGAGAATATAAAGCCTAATCCCATTCTTGAAACCATTTTTGTAGCAAAAGCCTTAAAGAATGTATACTGACCAAATAACCAACCAAATATCACTAAAAGCACTTGATAAATAGGAAAAATTAACAAGATTCTAACAGGCCAATAGATCCATCCGCTAGTGACATCTTTTCCTAAGCCTATCAAATCCATTAACGGATTTGATAACCGGCCTGCTGTTGAGCCAGTTACAGCAAAAGCTAGAAAAATTGCAATAAGTTCCCAGCGATATGTTACTCCCCATCTAGAATAGAGTTTTTTAAATAGCCAAAGCGTTATCCAAACAATAAGGAAAGCAATGGGCAGACTGAGTAAAATAGTTGCTACGGGTACAGAAGTGTCATATGCCGGCACATAAATAGCTCGAGCAATTAAATATGCCGAAAAAAGAGCAGCTATCAAACCGAGAATAATATGTATAAATTGCCAGTTTTGAGTGATTTCCCAGCGTTTTTTAAAGTCTTTCATAACGCTGCAAAAATACGATTATCGTAGTTTCTGATTGTTGCGTTCTTGAAAAAATTCGAACCAATTATATAATAGATAATTAACTTCATACCCATAATCGGTATTTGAATTATAATCTATGCGCTGGATATATAGATTGGGGTCGTACTGTGTTAGGTTATTTACTCTATTATTATATTCAGTAACATAAAATCTATTTTTGTTTTCTAAGAAAAACTGACCATAAAACCCTCTAGGACGTTGTGTAACGAGCCATGTATTAAAACCAGGTTCAATGATAATAATTTCATATTCGAGACTGTCATTTGCAATTCGTATTGTATCTGATGCATTATCTGCAGTATTGCCTATATCTTTTGTTCCACTTGTGGTTGCACAACCTATTATGGTTGCGGTAAGAATTGCTAAGTAAATTATCTTTTTCATATTCTTAAAGTTAAGGGTTTTACCTTGGATAGATATCTATTTTATCGAAGTGTTAACTATAATCGGTATGCATTATAAACTTACAGAGAAGAAATTTTTATTTAAACCTATAATGAGCAAGTGATACCTCTCACTGAGTAAACAAAAAAAAGAGTGCCTAAAAGGCACTCTTTTTATAGGAATATATGGTTCAATAAATTATTTTCCAAAGAGTCCTCCTAGAAGTCCACCTATACCACCTTTTGCTTTATTGC
This window harbors:
- a CDS encoding homoserine kinase, with protein sequence MSQEINKKATVQSLANPTAIRVFCPATVANVNCGFDSLGFALEGIGDEMVFRKTEGRGVTITEITGDTLPMEAHKNVAGVAGNAMLEGINADFGVEIEIHKKIRSGSGIGSSSASAAGAVYGINQFLEKPLSNLELTRYAMKGEALASGNEHADNVAPCIYGGTTLVTGYNPFKVIALPPMDTVYVGILHPHITIKTKEAREILPTHVPLKDAIAQSQHLAGFVASLYEWDKELFKESIKDVLVEPHRKQLIPHFDEIKAISQQNGCIAFGISGSGPSMFCLAFAKADIDKYLSESTALYERNGLQVDSYSSRISGGGCQVIK
- the thrA gene encoding bifunctional aspartate kinase/homoserine dehydrogenase I gives rise to the protein MRILKFGGTSVGSVKNIEKVIAIVNHQAASHPVAVVVSAVGGITDLLLKAGTLAAQKDETYKDVFLEIHQKHTAFAKALTEGDAIVMADISALMSHLDDLLKGIFLINELSPKTLDKLAAFGELTSSRIITAAFNHKGIEATLKDSRQLIITDGNHTKASVLYDRTNENIKEFFAKASQNITILGGFIASTATGETSTLGRGGSDFTAAIIAAALEVDQLEIWTDVSGMFSANPKLVKQAKPIRDISYHEAMELSHFGAKVLYPPTIVPALSKNIPIYIKNTMAPDEAGTRIGQQEGSNGNPIKGISHISDVALLTLEGAGMVGISGISKRLFEVLSLQQINVILITQASSEHSICIGVMEADALRAKTAIETEFAYELSLRKIDPVIVETSLAIIALVGESMKSHQGISGKMFSTLGKNNVNIRAIAQGASEKNISAVIAEKDVKKALNSLHEVFFEGNRKQINLFITGVGNVGAKLLDQINSQKKYLKDHLNLNIRVLGLSNSRKMLVSEQAIDLDNWEEALAQGEKADIVRFRENVIALNQRNSVFVDITANEPVAMAYEEYLRNSIAVVACNKIAAAGKQEYYANLKRLSRKYNAPFKFETNVGAGLPIIDTLQNLIASGDSITKVQAVLSGSLNFVFNNFKSGDSFYDVVQQAKEEGYTEPDPRIDLSGVDVARKILILARESGLELELEDIVNSPFLTKNNLESTDVPHFFETLKEDAAHFEKLVADATAAGKRLKYVAQLDNGKASVGLQSVGADSPFYNLEGSDNIVLFYTARYPEQPLIVKGAGAGGDVTASGLFSDIIRLR
- a CDS encoding bifunctional ADP-dependent NAD(P)H-hydrate dehydratase/NAD(P)H-hydrate epimerase is translated as MKIYSAKQIYEADKATIEKEGIPSYNLMERAGGYVYEWMNQRLQGQPVPIKVFCGIGNNGGDALVIARLLLKNGYNVDTYIVHCNDKRSPDFLKAYDALKSEVKKWPEIIKGVENFPEISPQDIVVDGIFGIGLNRCPDDWVKALFVKINESRAYTLSIDIPSGMYTDRGADKDDVIVHATFVLSFMSPKLAFFLPETGKYINMWDTIDIGLDPEFLAKTPTDVTLISKPEIQQMYKGRSQYSHKGMYGHSLIIGGSFGKMGAVQLASKAALRAGSGLVTAYVPQIGVPILQTALPEVMVETDNYNGKVFEEIDFQTEANAIAIGPGMGTDEKTVRAMESFLKKQKQPLVIDADAINIISKRPSLMEQVPPLSIFTPHPGELERLIGKWDDDFDKLEKTAKFAKNHNVIIVIKGAHTITVYDMNLYINTTGNPGLSTAGTGDVLTGVITGHIAQGYHPMEAAMMGVYFHGLAADVAVNQYGIEGLIAGDVTEFLGRAVMSLFEKPEQEGAQAPPQQ
- a CDS encoding TonB-dependent receptor, whose protein sequence is MKFYLWLSIALLSITVTAQECSYTLSGYIIDLHDNEVLEGATIIIVGSERSVRTDAQGKYVITDLCEDQYTLQVSHPACETQLVKVTVSGNTTRTINMEHHLESLGDVEVVAHAHKSKSRTATESVVDHNILENNSAASLGDALKNLSGVTSLNTGNSVVKPVIQGLHSSRVVLITEGTRLQDQEWGVEHAPNIDVNAAGEVTVIKGAAGLQYGGDAIGGTIIIEPEQVPVKDTLFGRTIITGATNGRGGSLTTSLIKSYNNGWYGGINGTLKRFGDFEAPDYVLSNTALYERDLSVRIGVNKYRYGVEASYSIFDKESGILRSSHVGNAADLSVAINSQEPFVVEPFTYDINAPRQEVKHQIAKLKSFYRFDNFGKLSAQVDYQRNNRLEFDIRRDSDDLRPSIDLQLETIGGKIDFDYTADNTITAKVGISGRYQDHFPDPVTGVRRLIPDYQGYDFGIYALGSKDFGMWTIEAGARYDYNRINAKKFYITSLWEAREYDVNFAQFVVEEFENQIFVKPEFEYHNFSATAGASYEVNDATTVSLNYALASRSPNVSELFSDGLHQSAARLELGDLSFNQEVANKISLNFTRSTDTWSFTIAPFANFIEDFILIEPTGVQQTLRGSFPVWEYRQTQARLLGFDIDNNVQVTDRFEFSNQFSLVKGKDVTFDRALINVPSASTRNSVTYTMPSVNNLKLSLESNYVFRQNEFPDTNFDVFLPETNTTELVDISTPPDAYHLLNFRSSIDFVINDKSNLNVGLMVNNLFDTSYREYLNRQRYFADDLGRNFLLQLKINY
- a CDS encoding DUF6787 family protein, which translates into the protein MKDFKKRWEITQNWQFIHIILGLIAALFSAYLIARAIYVPAYDTSVPVATILLSLPIAFLIVWITLWLFKKLYSRWGVTYRWELIAIFLAFAVTGSTAGRLSNPLMDLIGLGKDVTSGWIYWPVRILLIFPIYQVLLVIFGWLFGQYTFFKAFATKMVSRMGLGFIFSK
- a CDS encoding DUF6146 family protein, with product MKKIIYLAILTATIIGCATTSGTKDIGNTADNASDTIRIANDSLEYEIIIIEPGFNTWLVTQRPRGFYGQFFLENKNRFYVTEYNNRVNNLTQYDPNLYIQRIDYNSNTDYGYEVNYLLYNWFEFFQERNNQKLR